In Aedes albopictus strain Foshan chromosome 3, AalbF5, whole genome shotgun sequence, the following are encoded in one genomic region:
- the LOC109430477 gene encoding uncharacterized protein LOC109430477, translating into MAAFFAQIFAAILIVVSSVIPQTSCRYNGKYRGSGSRLIEHITTTNFSGANLPAESQLEFRKCHFPSFGPNLFQALDPAIKRVTFRKGSVRDVIVDWSVQLEGLQIIDTGLVELKAASDEPNYHLKQLTIRSKRFSEWSPTLASLRMLEEIDVAYCNLSYLNVQWFEGYDRLKVLDVSKNRLSVFDVRQSSIPALERLHLWGNRLEQLHRFPEAFPKLKKVTLAQNQWLCRWVGNVRGMILTQGVELMDMDGVCPIGWEINGGLCCKRGKHAEDLESKRKSRSQTSVLIDREIVGMHGSVIGMKYGNTIVYVDEPLPIS; encoded by the exons ATGGCTGCATTCTTCGC CCAGATTTTCGCAGCGATTCTTATAGTGGTGTCATCTGTAATACCGCAAACCAGTTGTCGCTACAACGGAAAATACCGAGGCTCTGGCAGTCGTCTGATCGAGCATATCACCACAACCAACTTCAGCGGCGCAAACTTGCCTGCTGAATCCCAGTTGGAATTTCGGAAATGTCATTTCCCATCCTTTGGACCAAATCTGTTCCAGGCCTTGGATCCAGCGATAAAGCGGGTCACATTCCGTAAAGGTTCGGTGCGGGACGTCATCGTTGACTGGAGTGTTCAGCTGGAAGGACTGCAGATCATCGACACCGGTTTAGTCGAGCTGAAGGCTGCGTCGGACGAACCGAACTACCACCTGAAACAGCTGACCATTCGTTCGAAGAGGTTTTCCGAGTGGTCTCCCACCTTGGCCTCGTTGAGGATGCTGGAAGAGATTGACGTAGCTTATTGCAACTTGTCCTATCTGAACGTGCAGTGGTTCGAAGGATACGATCGTCTTAAAGTTTTGGATGTCTCGAAAAACAGGTTGAGTGTATTTGACGTGAGACAATCGAGCATTCCGGCACTAGAGAGGCTGCACCTTTGGGGAAATCGTTTGGAGCAGCTGCACAGGTTCCCGGAAGCTTTTCCAAAACTGAAGAAAGTAACACTGGCTCAAAATCAGTGGCTTTGCCGGTGGGTTGGGAACGTTCGGGGCATGATATTGACACAAGGTGTTGAACTGATGGATATGGATGGAGTGTGTCCGATAGGGTGGGAGATCAATGGTGGATTGTGTTGCAAGCGTGGAAAGCATGCGGAGGACTTAGAATCTAAGCGGAAAAGTCGCAGTCAAACTTCAGTGCTAATCGACCGGGAAATTGTTGGAATGCACGGATCAGTGATAGGCATGAAGTATGGTAATACAATTGTGTATGTCGATGAACCTCTTCCAATATCATGA